The following are encoded in a window of Vespula pensylvanica isolate Volc-1 chromosome 2, ASM1446617v1, whole genome shotgun sequence genomic DNA:
- the LOC122627418 gene encoding transmembrane protein 192 produces the protein MVESIVSLSSAVYLDVSINMDDEEYLQPVLTSQEEDNFQKLDTVPIVSISLVYGVALEIIGIVFVSVWPEEENKCDTYFIYLYLHCLYWLIVMVTDYVIKAKHHTLRIWGYLDFYQSTYQHIRTPLFVASLWNTCYLLLAVILHHTHKMNYEEYCRASEWLTPVNYIVILTTLEFMVIVPVYVNYIKRVIRFNRLRPLPDVKREEWLSSFTQDSYASSGEIGYHHRGSNLEELLEKQADLIRYLRDHNVQLSHRIMILASRQRTREV, from the exons ATGGTAGAAT caatcgtctctctctct TCTGCGGTTTACCTTGatgtatctataaatatgGACGACGAAGAATATCTTCAACCTGTTTTAACTTCtcaagaagaagataattttcaaaaattggaTACCGTACCTATTGTGTCGATATCACTTGTCTATGGC GTAGCTTTAGAAATCATTGGAATTGTATTCGTTTCGGTATGGcccgaagaagaaaacaaatgtgatacttatttcatatatttatatcttcattGTTTATATTGGTTGATAGTTATGGTGACCGATTATGTTATAAAAGCCAAGCACCATACCTTAAGAATTTGGGGATATCTTGATTTTTATCAATCAACTTATCAACATATAAGAACACCTCTTTTCGTAGCATCACTGTGGAATACGTGCTATTTGTTGTTAGCTGTAATTTTACATCATACtcataaaatgaattatgaaGAATACTGCAGGGCATCGGAATGGTTAACGCCTGTGAATTACATTGTTATCTTAACTACCTTAGAGTTTATGGTAATTGTTCCGGTTTATGTGAATTACATTA AAAGAGTTATTAGATTCAATAGGTTACGCCCGTTACCTGATGTTAAAAGAGAGGAATGGTTGTCGTCTTTTACCCAAGATTCTTATGCAAGCAGTGGTGAAATTGGATACCATCACAGGGGCTCAAATTTAGAAGAATTGCTTGAAAAACAAGCAGACTTAATAAGATATTTACGAGACCATAATGTTCAATTGAGTCATAGAATAATGATATTAGCATCTCGCCAAAGAACTCGAGAAGTTTAG
- the LOC122637795 gene encoding uncharacterized protein LOC122637795 gives MVIGTLPNISLTMPSGRKIPRVCSLTVYDVDSRVSQIEENPGLIDGTSSSNENSSTENSSSGHSPLDSPGGIRERIKQMQVEAEIRRDEFARLLEEHAQVVRKLKMMEAEEQLSSTHVDGTATGTGTGTVVASTHA, from the exons gaaCGTTACCTAACATATCATTGACCATGCCGTCGGGAAGGAAAATCCCACGAGTCTGTAG CTTGACGGTTTATGACGTCGATTCTCGTGTATCgcaaatagaagaaaatccTGGCCTGATCGATGGCACGTCGTCATCGAATGAAAACAGCAGTACGGAAAATTCTTCTTCAGGACACTCGCCATTGGACAGTCCAGGTGGTAttagagaaagaattaaacaAATGCAAGTCGAAGCCGAAATTCGACGAGACGAGTTTGCTAGGTTGTTGGAAGAACATGCTCAAGtcgtaagaaaattaaaaatgatggaAGCGGAAGAACAACTATCTTCGACGCACGTCGATGGTACTGCTACTGGAACTGGAACTGGGACCGTAGTTGCTAGTACGCATGCGTGA